The Pelodiscus sinensis isolate JC-2024 chromosome 10, ASM4963464v1, whole genome shotgun sequence genome has a segment encoding these proteins:
- the DUSP28 gene encoding dual specificity phosphatase 28: protein MLQLCKVTDSLLISNSKSACNKELLTQEGVTFCINVSRQQPFPGLHQVRSLRIPVFDDPVEDLYKYFEQCSNAIEDTARSGGKCLVYCKNGRSRSAAICMAYLMRHQNLTLQDAFETVKTARPGVEPNAGFWSQLQRYEEHLQMQHPLGYSSKKKISSK, encoded by the exons ATGTTACAGCTCTGTAAGGTCACCGACTCTTTGCTGATCAGTAATTCTAAGTCAGCCTGCAACAAGGAACTCCTCACTCAAGAGGGAGTTACATTCTGTATTAATGTCTCCAGGCAGCAGCCATTCCCGGGCCTTCATCAAGTCCGAAGCCTGCGAATTCCTGTTTTTGATGACCCAGTGGAGGACTTGTATAAATATTTTGAACAGTGCAGCAACGCCATCGAGGACACAGCACGGAGTGGTGGAAAATGCTTAGTTTATTGTAAAAATGGTCGCAGCAGATCTGCAGCGATCTGCATGGCCTATCTGATGAGACACCAAAATCTCACTCTTCAGGATGCCTTTGAG ACTGTGAAGACTGCCAGACCAGGAGTAGAGCCCAACGCAGGATTTTGGTCTCAGCTGCAGAGATATGAAGAACATTTACAGATGCAGCATCCATTGGGTTattcttctaaaaaaaaaatttcttccaaataA